In Coleofasciculus sp. FACHB-T130, the following proteins share a genomic window:
- a CDS encoding thioesterase family protein, with amino-acid sequence MSEEPQTSPSLPPMGAIESVSLTATTENWFEYPVKAHPHHTDYAGIVWHGSYITWMEEARVECLRSIGIEFADLVALGCDMPVVDLSVRYHRPLRMGMSAVLKTRMADTEGVRINWDYQIQSLDGQELYVTAKVTLVVVDREKGKIMRQLPPTMKDALARLSAV; translated from the coding sequence GTGTCAGAAGAACCACAAACCTCGCCATCACTGCCACCTATGGGCGCGATTGAAAGCGTCTCTCTAACAGCTACGACAGAGAACTGGTTTGAATACCCAGTCAAAGCGCATCCTCACCATACTGACTATGCAGGGATTGTCTGGCATGGCTCCTATATTACCTGGATGGAAGAGGCGCGGGTGGAATGCCTGCGCTCAATTGGCATCGAATTTGCAGATTTAGTCGCCTTGGGATGCGATATGCCGGTTGTGGATCTTTCGGTGCGCTACCACCGCCCTCTGCGGATGGGAATGAGTGCTGTGCTAAAGACGCGCATGGCAGATACCGAGGGCGTCCGCATCAATTGGGATTATCAGATTCAATCTCTCGATGGACAAGAGTTGTACGTGACTGCAAAAGTCACGTTAGTGGTAGTAGATCGAGAAAAGGGTAAGATTATGCGCCAGTTACCACCCACGATGAAAGATGCGTTGGCACGACTTTCGGCGGTTTAA